In Sphingopyxis sp. 113P3, one DNA window encodes the following:
- a CDS encoding amidohydrolase family protein has translation MKPFVFSADSHIMEPSEIFLDGLPASLKDHAIHARMEGEYLVTGTRDKVIYRLRVGQHREKQLGDAQRKGIREIPGRLEDMELEGIDAEICFPSLGLWLYCLDNAEAEAASARLYNDWNDSFLGGHPNRFVRCGMLPVLDFSNTLAELDYLASKGFTAAMLPATTPATLPKYNSDAWDPIFAKAAALGIVFVMHTGTGLESVIVERGPGAGIINYTNQMNDAQHSVMYLVAGGVLDRNPGAKVAFIESGASWLVALAERMDEVSVAHANFVFPKLTRSPSQIVDDQVWASFQHDRACIAAAAAGLPGAKNVMWGSDYPHAEGTFPISRRIVDELFLGLDVSEEVRRDILGLNAARLFGIEPEVATSAKVAA, from the coding sequence ATGAAACCCTTCGTGTTCAGCGCCGACAGCCATATCATGGAGCCGTCGGAAATTTTTCTCGACGGCCTGCCGGCGTCGCTGAAGGACCACGCGATCCACGCGCGGATGGAGGGCGAGTATCTCGTCACGGGAACCAGGGACAAGGTCATCTATCGCCTGCGTGTCGGGCAGCACCGCGAAAAGCAGCTCGGCGACGCCCAGCGAAAGGGCATCCGCGAGATACCGGGGCGCCTTGAGGACATGGAACTGGAAGGCATCGACGCGGAAATCTGTTTCCCCTCGCTTGGCCTGTGGCTCTACTGCCTCGACAATGCCGAAGCCGAGGCCGCATCGGCGCGTCTTTACAACGACTGGAACGACAGCTTCCTTGGCGGACATCCCAATCGCTTCGTTCGCTGCGGCATGCTGCCCGTCCTCGACTTTTCGAACACGCTTGCCGAGCTCGACTATCTCGCTTCAAAGGGCTTCACGGCCGCGATGCTGCCGGCAACCACCCCTGCGACGCTTCCCAAGTATAACAGTGATGCGTGGGATCCGATCTTCGCCAAGGCGGCGGCGCTCGGGATCGTGTTCGTGATGCATACCGGCACCGGCCTTGAAAGCGTGATCGTCGAACGCGGCCCTGGCGCCGGGATCATCAACTATACAAACCAGATGAACGATGCGCAGCACAGCGTCATGTATCTGGTGGCGGGCGGCGTGCTCGACCGCAACCCGGGTGCGAAAGTCGCCTTCATCGAAAGCGGCGCAAGCTGGCTCGTTGCGCTCGCCGAACGGATGGACGAAGTCTCGGTCGCGCATGCCAACTTCGTTTTCCCGAAGCTTACTCGCTCGCCGAGCCAGATCGTCGACGATCAGGTTTGGGCGAGTTTCCAGCATGACCGCGCGTGCATCGCGGCCGCCGCGGCAGGGCTGCCGGGGGCGAAAAACGTGATGTGGGGCTCCGACTATCCGCACGCAGAGGGAACCTTTCCGATCAGCCGCCGCATCGTGGACGAACTGTTCCTTGGATTGGATGTCAGCGAAGAGGTTCGGCGCGACATATTGGGGCTGAATGCGGCAAGGCTCTTCGGCATCGAACCTGAAGTCGCAACAAGCGCAAAAGTCGCGGCCTGA
- a CDS encoding MFS transporter, whose translation MSSQVASRRGLTLGLLVLVAILSYVDRQVFTLFQDDIKKELGLDDGQLGLLTGIAFAAFYALAAFPIARYADRGDRRLVIAVCVSIWSAATALSAFAHSFWQMLLARVGLAAAEAGAGPAGLSLLTDIFPKDRRTTVISVMLAANAVGLSGGLALAGWLSQWYGWRAVFLIVGLPGVAVGLLVYLLAAEPRRRGGVEPRPIAQSGVGEVLRTMASNPSLRWAGLLLCMVPVTGFAFILWGASFFQRVHGMDKTETGFWLGGAMAAGLVIGNLVAGWVSDRYGQAKPGFNGWFAGIGLLISFPFGIGFALVGNAYVALACFVVVKFMMTLHLGPIIALCFAQVPVAMRAMMSATINMFIGLAGVGLGGTIAGYLSKAFTPAYGDLSLQPALATLSCCLLVGGIAAIMAGRTARPIED comes from the coding sequence ATGTCATCGCAAGTCGCCAGCCGCCGCGGATTAACGCTGGGCCTGCTCGTCCTTGTCGCGATCCTGAGCTATGTCGATAGGCAGGTCTTCACGCTCTTCCAGGACGATATCAAGAAAGAACTGGGGCTCGACGACGGTCAGCTCGGGCTCCTTACCGGCATCGCCTTTGCAGCCTTTTACGCCCTCGCGGCCTTTCCGATAGCGCGCTACGCTGATCGGGGCGACCGACGGCTCGTGATCGCCGTCTGCGTGTCGATCTGGAGCGCCGCAACGGCCTTGTCAGCATTTGCTCACAGTTTCTGGCAGATGCTGCTGGCGCGCGTGGGTCTCGCCGCGGCAGAGGCAGGGGCAGGGCCGGCGGGCCTATCGCTCCTCACCGACATTTTTCCAAAGGATCGCCGCACGACGGTCATCTCGGTCATGCTCGCCGCGAACGCCGTGGGCCTCTCAGGGGGGCTGGCGCTCGCGGGGTGGCTCTCGCAATGGTATGGCTGGCGCGCGGTCTTCCTGATCGTCGGGCTGCCAGGGGTCGCGGTCGGATTGCTTGTCTATCTGCTGGCGGCCGAGCCGCGACGGCGCGGGGGCGTCGAACCGAGACCGATAGCGCAGAGCGGAGTTGGCGAAGTGTTACGAACCATGGCGTCGAACCCGTCGCTGCGCTGGGCCGGGCTCCTTCTCTGCATGGTCCCTGTCACCGGTTTCGCGTTCATCCTCTGGGGCGCGTCATTCTTTCAGCGCGTGCACGGAATGGACAAGACCGAGACCGGGTTCTGGCTGGGCGGTGCGATGGCGGCGGGACTTGTCATCGGTAACCTCGTCGCGGGCTGGGTGAGTGACCGCTACGGCCAGGCGAAGCCTGGCTTCAACGGCTGGTTTGCCGGGATCGGGCTCCTCATCTCCTTCCCCTTCGGTATCGGCTTTGCGCTCGTTGGGAACGCCTATGTCGCGCTTGCCTGTTTCGTCGTCGTCAAATTCATGATGACGCTTCATCTTGGACCGATCATCGCGCTCTGCTTTGCGCAGGTGCCGGTCGCGATGCGCGCGATGATGTCGGCGACAATCAACATGTTCATCGGCCTCGCCGGAGTCGGGCTCGGGGGGACGATTGCGGGCTACCTCAGCAAGGCCTTTACGCCCGCCTACGGCGACTTATCCTTGCAGCCCGCGCTGGCGACCCTCTCCTGCTGCCTGCTCGTGGGCGGTATCGCGGCCATCATGGCGGGGCGGACGGCCCGTCCGATCGAGGACTGA
- a CDS encoding TonB-dependent receptor — protein MFTTVSLAAIGLASSPALAQAAPDEATASRGLQEIVVTARKVAENLQDVPVAVMALSGDELIDRNVQRVQDIANFTPGFSIRQGSNTHSALILTLRGQVQSDTLITLDPSVGTYVDGVYWARSYGLNGDFLDVESAQILKGPQGTLFGRNTTGGALLINSNNPDLNDFGGSLSLTYGRFNEFQATGVLNVPIIENKVGLRLALQRSRRDGYTRNVVPAGAVSAVGATNPVVAKPPYSGVPNGVKLDDRDRWNGRAKLDIKPTDNLTLRFSGEYFEMDEAGPARQMRMALAPFTASNSTYNLANTGSLFVGLINGSPPATAGAAGQSILDPIIANLAANPRLASNNEVPYAYAKTQTYGFTGILDTDFGQVQLITGYRKIDAYAGVDLDGSPFPIHFTESQQSVEQLSGEFQITGSGFDNRLDYAAGFFAFHENGFDQSISIVAPAINPTTSHFYANIDNDSMGGYGQATFHFNDKLSFTGGLRYSVDDKGITSLNNNFNTVTSTTTCSLFAAPPIVGPELVAMPQCAVKRRDSFSGWSYTAGLEYKPTDDLLFYIKTGKGFRSGGQNLRAPSAAFLIPFKPEIAYSHEVGFKGEFLDRRVRLNIAAYQTDVNDIQRSTLIAQPGSNQGASATVLGNAGKARFRGFEADTVISLAEGLRFSGFLAHVDPKYIRYSDLSGDRSFERFDAVVPWQWGAALDYDRDFGGVRLKLHADYSHFSDSASGSYFFAQNAAQVPPGSTAVPGAVNTQNAQLYKVLTRDAQDLFGARASISFADDAYELAVFVRNITNDRTFTANLLVAPVGYVSSTRNEPRTFGVTGTVRF, from the coding sequence ATGTTTACCACGGTGTCGCTAGCGGCAATAGGTTTGGCCTCGTCTCCGGCGCTTGCCCAGGCAGCGCCGGACGAGGCAACCGCCAGCCGCGGTCTTCAGGAAATTGTCGTCACAGCCCGAAAAGTCGCCGAGAATCTTCAGGACGTACCGGTCGCAGTGATGGCCCTCTCGGGTGACGAGCTGATCGACCGTAACGTCCAGCGTGTGCAGGATATCGCCAATTTCACACCCGGCTTCTCGATCCGCCAAGGGTCGAACACCCACAGCGCGCTGATCCTGACGCTGCGCGGCCAGGTCCAGTCGGATACGCTGATCACGCTCGACCCGTCGGTCGGCACCTATGTCGATGGCGTCTATTGGGCGCGCTCCTACGGCCTCAATGGCGACTTCCTCGATGTGGAATCGGCGCAGATCCTGAAAGGCCCGCAGGGAACATTGTTTGGGCGGAACACGACGGGCGGCGCCCTCCTGATCAACTCGAACAACCCCGACCTCAATGATTTCGGGGGCAGCCTTTCGCTGACCTACGGGCGGTTCAACGAGTTTCAGGCAACCGGCGTTCTGAACGTGCCGATCATCGAGAACAAGGTCGGGCTGAGGCTTGCCTTGCAGCGCTCGCGGCGCGACGGCTACACCCGTAACGTCGTGCCCGCAGGGGCTGTCTCTGCAGTGGGCGCTACCAATCCGGTGGTCGCCAAGCCGCCCTATTCGGGGGTGCCGAACGGCGTGAAGCTCGACGACCGCGACCGGTGGAACGGCCGCGCCAAGCTCGACATCAAGCCCACCGACAATCTGACGCTGCGCTTCTCCGGCGAATATTTCGAGATGGACGAGGCGGGTCCCGCGCGCCAGATGCGGATGGCGCTGGCGCCGTTCACCGCCAGCAATTCGACCTATAATCTCGCGAATACCGGGTCACTGTTCGTCGGATTGATCAATGGTTCGCCGCCCGCGACCGCGGGGGCGGCGGGGCAGTCGATCCTCGACCCCATCATCGCCAACCTCGCGGCCAATCCGAGGCTCGCCTCGAACAACGAGGTCCCCTATGCCTATGCCAAGACGCAGACCTATGGCTTCACCGGCATTCTCGATACCGATTTCGGCCAGGTCCAACTGATTACCGGATACCGCAAGATCGACGCCTATGCCGGGGTCGACCTCGATGGCTCGCCATTCCCGATCCATTTTACCGAAAGCCAGCAGTCGGTCGAACAGCTATCGGGTGAATTTCAGATCACCGGGAGCGGCTTCGACAACCGCCTCGATTACGCCGCGGGCTTCTTTGCCTTCCACGAAAATGGGTTCGACCAGTCGATCTCGATCGTGGCGCCGGCGATTAACCCGACAACCTCGCATTTCTATGCCAACATCGACAATGACAGCATGGGTGGCTACGGTCAGGCGACCTTCCATTTCAACGACAAGCTGTCGTTCACGGGCGGTCTGCGCTATTCGGTCGATGACAAGGGAATTACGAGCCTCAACAATAATTTCAACACGGTCACGAGCACCACGACCTGTTCGCTGTTTGCGGCGCCGCCGATCGTTGGGCCCGAGCTTGTCGCGATGCCGCAGTGCGCGGTTAAGCGCCGCGATTCCTTCTCAGGATGGTCCTATACTGCGGGGCTCGAATATAAGCCGACCGATGACCTGCTCTTCTATATCAAGACCGGCAAGGGCTTCCGCTCGGGCGGGCAGAATTTGCGCGCGCCATCGGCAGCATTCCTCATTCCGTTCAAGCCCGAAATCGCCTATTCGCACGAAGTCGGCTTCAAGGGTGAGTTTCTCGACCGGCGGGTGCGTCTGAACATTGCGGCCTACCAGACCGACGTCAATGACATCCAGCGGAGCACGCTCATAGCGCAGCCCGGCTCGAACCAGGGCGCCTCGGCAACCGTTTTGGGCAATGCGGGCAAGGCGCGTTTCCGCGGTTTTGAGGCGGATACGGTGATCTCACTGGCAGAGGGGCTTCGCTTCAGCGGGTTCCTCGCGCATGTCGATCCCAAATATATCCGTTATTCGGACTTGTCGGGCGACCGGAGCTTTGAACGGTTCGACGCGGTCGTGCCCTGGCAGTGGGGCGCAGCGCTCGACTATGACCGCGACTTCGGGGGCGTCCGCCTGAAGCTGCATGCGGACTATAGCCATTTCAGCGACAGCGCGTCGGGCTCTTATTTCTTCGCGCAGAACGCGGCGCAGGTCCCGCCGGGGTCGACCGCCGTTCCCGGGGCAGTCAACACGCAGAATGCGCAGCTCTATAAAGTGCTGACCCGCGATGCGCAGGACCTGTTCGGCGCCCGCGCGTCGATCAGCTTCGCGGACGATGCTTATGAGCTGGCGGTCTTTGTGCGCAATATCACGAACGACCGCACCTTCACGGCCAATCTGCTGGTGGCGCCGGTGGGCTATGTCTCGTCGACGCGAAATGAACCTCGCACCTTCGGCGTCACAGGCACTGTCCGCTTCTAA